From a region of the Acinetobacter calcoaceticus genome:
- a CDS encoding long-chain-fatty-acid--CoA ligase: protein MEKIWFAEYQKTGIPETVALPAENTSLVDIFESNFQKFGSRDAFIFMDKAMSFNELELASRKFATYLQNLGLAKGTRVAVMMPNVLQYPVVALAVLRAGLVLVNVNPLYTARELEHQLNDSGAEVLVIIENFASVYQSILGKTPVKHVVVASVGDMLGTLKGTLVNFVLRKVRKQIPAWNIPGHVKFNSALNKENSSNYKRPTLTLSDTAVLQYTGGTTGVSKGAELTHRNLVANLLQCDGIFQSKFGANDGAKGDRIVCALPLYHIFAFMVCAMYGMYKGQANILIPNPRDLPAVINELRKYQPSFFPAVNTLFNALVNNEEFKQLDHSNLKMAMGGGMAVLPSTAEAWKKITGTTIIEGYGLSETSPVATANPPASTEFSGTIGIPLPLTEVTILDDDGKEVALGEQGEISIRGPQVMKGYWNRPDETAKVMTADGFFRTGDIGVMDSRGYTKIVDRKKDMILVSGFNVYPSEIEEVIAKHPKVLEVAAIGVPDEKSGEVPKLFIVKKDQSLTTEEVLSFAKENLTGYKRPRYVEFMDELPKSNVGKILRKDLRKPA from the coding sequence ATGGAAAAAATTTGGTTTGCAGAATACCAAAAAACAGGGATTCCAGAAACAGTAGCATTGCCTGCGGAAAATACCTCACTTGTTGATATTTTTGAGAGTAATTTCCAAAAATTTGGTTCTCGTGATGCCTTTATCTTCATGGATAAAGCGATGTCATTTAACGAGTTAGAACTTGCAAGCCGTAAGTTCGCGACCTATTTGCAAAATTTGGGGTTAGCAAAAGGCACTCGTGTTGCAGTAATGATGCCAAATGTATTGCAGTATCCTGTGGTGGCATTGGCAGTTCTACGTGCGGGCTTGGTTTTAGTGAACGTCAATCCACTTTATACGGCACGTGAGCTTGAGCATCAGTTAAATGACTCAGGCGCGGAAGTACTCGTGATTATCGAAAACTTTGCCAGTGTTTACCAAAGCATTTTAGGTAAAACTCCAGTGAAGCATGTTGTAGTTGCATCAGTAGGAGATATGCTCGGTACACTCAAAGGTACTTTGGTGAACTTTGTATTACGTAAAGTACGTAAACAAATTCCAGCTTGGAATATTCCGGGACACGTTAAATTTAATTCAGCATTAAATAAAGAAAACTCGAGTAATTATAAGCGTCCGACTTTAACTTTAAGTGATACTGCTGTACTTCAATATACTGGTGGTACAACGGGTGTTTCAAAAGGTGCAGAGCTTACTCATCGTAATCTTGTAGCAAACCTTTTACAGTGTGATGGTATTTTCCAAAGTAAATTTGGAGCAAACGATGGCGCTAAAGGCGACCGTATTGTTTGTGCATTGCCGCTTTATCATATTTTTGCATTCATGGTTTGTGCGATGTACGGTATGTATAAAGGTCAGGCAAATATCTTGATTCCGAACCCTCGTGATTTACCAGCAGTGATTAATGAGTTACGTAAATATCAGCCATCTTTCTTCCCGGCTGTAAATACATTATTTAATGCATTGGTAAATAATGAAGAGTTTAAGCAACTGGACCATAGCAATTTAAAAATGGCGATGGGCGGTGGTATGGCAGTTTTACCTTCTACAGCAGAAGCTTGGAAGAAAATTACTGGCACAACCATTATTGAAGGCTATGGTTTGTCTGAAACTTCACCAGTAGCAACCGCCAACCCACCTGCTTCTACTGAGTTTAGTGGCACCATTGGTATTCCGTTACCTTTAACAGAAGTAACTATTTTAGATGATGACGGTAAAGAAGTTGCTTTAGGTGAGCAAGGCGAAATCTCGATTCGTGGACCTCAAGTGATGAAAGGCTACTGGAACCGTCCTGATGAGACAGCTAAAGTCATGACAGCAGATGGTTTCTTCCGTACGGGTGATATCGGCGTTATGGATAGCCGTGGATATACAAAAATTGTAGATCGTAAAAAAGATATGATTTTGGTTTCAGGCTTTAACGTTTACCCAAGTGAAATCGAAGAAGTTATTGCTAAACATCCAAAAGTATTGGAAGTGGCAGCAATTGGTGTTCCAGATGAAAAATCAGGTGAAGTGCCAAAACTCTTTATTGTGAAAAAAGATCAAAGCTTAACGACTGAAGAAGTTTTGAGCTTCGCTAAAGAGAACTTAACAGGCTATAAACGTCCTCGTTACGTTGAGTTTATGGATGAATTACCAAAATCGAATGTAGGCAAAATTTTACGTAAAGACTTACGTAAACCAGCTTAA
- the parC gene encoding DNA topoisomerase IV subunit A: MTSLAHQATENRSVAEFTEQAYLNYAMYVIMDRALPHISDGLKPVQRRIVFAMSELGLKNSGKPKKSARTVGDVLGKYHPHGDSACYEAMVLMAQPFSYRYPLIEGQGNWGSPDDPKSFAAMRYTEAKLSAYSELLLGELGQGTSEWQDNFDGSLKEPITLPARVPNILLNGTTGIAVGMATDIPPHNLREVIKGTIALIRNPQTSDEKLAEYIPAPDLPTKAEIITPPEELLKIQTTGRGSYRMRAVYAVEKNEIVITELPYQVSGSKVITQIADQMQAKKLPLVVDIRDESDHENPTRLVIVLRSNRIDAEAVMSHLFATTDLESSYRVNLNMIGEDGRPQVKSIRRILLEWIEIRKKTVTRRLEYHLNRIEKRLHILEGLLIAYLDIDTVIRIIREEDQPKPVLMEHFKIDEVQAEAILELKLRHLAKLEEMEIRQEQDELAAKAAIIREQLENPESLKNLIIGELKEDAKKFGDERRSPIVARSEAVQIKEQDLVPAETVTVVLSEAGWIRAAKGADVDAEKLNYRAGDQYLSHVVGKTNQRIYFLDETGRSYALPISSLPSARGLGEPLSSKLAPASGVSFIQVYLEDEEAELIAASSSGYGFKTQTKQLDTNAKAGKTFLSVPEKSKALPLIPTQNMSHLAVLSSAGRLLIIDLAELPNLNKGKGNKLIQLEAKEQILSMTTLNLDEIIQVVAGQQHLKLKGDDLQKYMGKRASKGQLLPRGYQKANKLLIQR, encoded by the coding sequence ATGACCAGCCTTGCGCATCAAGCGACAGAAAACCGCTCTGTAGCCGAATTTACTGAACAGGCTTACCTGAATTATGCCATGTACGTCATCATGGACCGTGCATTGCCGCATATCAGTGATGGTTTAAAGCCTGTACAGCGCCGTATTGTCTTTGCCATGAGCGAATTAGGACTGAAAAATAGTGGTAAGCCTAAAAAATCAGCTCGTACAGTAGGTGATGTACTCGGTAAATACCATCCTCATGGCGACTCGGCATGTTATGAGGCGATGGTATTAATGGCTCAGCCGTTTAGTTATCGTTATCCTTTAATTGAAGGACAAGGTAACTGGGGTTCACCTGATGACCCTAAATCCTTTGCTGCAATGCGTTATACCGAAGCCAAACTTTCGGCTTATAGTGAGTTATTGCTTGGTGAATTAGGCCAAGGTACAAGTGAATGGCAAGATAACTTTGATGGTTCATTAAAAGAACCTATTACATTGCCAGCACGTGTGCCTAATATTCTACTCAACGGCACAACAGGTATTGCTGTCGGGATGGCAACCGATATTCCGCCGCATAACTTACGTGAGGTGATTAAGGGAACAATTGCCTTAATTCGTAACCCACAAACTTCAGATGAAAAATTGGCCGAATATATTCCAGCGCCAGATTTGCCAACAAAAGCTGAAATTATTACTCCGCCTGAAGAGTTACTCAAGATTCAGACTACTGGTCGTGGTAGTTACCGCATGCGAGCGGTATATGCCGTTGAAAAAAATGAAATCGTAATTACTGAATTGCCTTATCAAGTATCCGGCTCTAAGGTCATTACTCAAATTGCCGATCAAATGCAGGCCAAGAAGCTACCATTGGTGGTGGATATACGTGATGAGTCAGATCATGAGAACCCAACGCGGTTAGTGATTGTACTCCGTTCTAATCGTATTGATGCTGAAGCGGTGATGAGTCACTTATTTGCGACCACAGATTTAGAATCAAGCTATCGTGTTAATTTAAACATGATTGGGGAAGATGGTCGCCCTCAGGTTAAATCAATTCGCCGTATTTTGCTCGAATGGATTGAAATCCGTAAAAAAACGGTGACTCGCCGTTTAGAATATCATTTAAACCGAATTGAAAAACGCCTCCATATTTTGGAAGGTCTTTTAATTGCTTATCTTGATATAGATACAGTTATTCGCATTATTCGTGAAGAAGATCAGCCCAAACCTGTGTTGATGGAGCACTTCAAGATTGATGAAGTGCAGGCAGAAGCAATTTTAGAACTGAAGTTACGTCATTTAGCAAAACTTGAAGAGATGGAAATCCGTCAAGAGCAGGATGAACTTGCAGCAAAAGCAGCGATTATTCGTGAGCAATTGGAAAATCCTGAATCTTTAAAAAACCTGATTATCGGTGAATTAAAAGAAGACGCTAAAAAGTTTGGTGATGAACGTCGTTCTCCAATTGTAGCGCGATCTGAAGCTGTGCAGATTAAAGAACAAGACTTAGTACCGGCAGAAACAGTCACAGTCGTTTTATCTGAAGCAGGTTGGATTCGTGCCGCGAAAGGTGCGGATGTCGATGCAGAAAAATTAAACTACCGTGCTGGAGATCAATATTTAAGTCATGTCGTGGGTAAGACTAACCAACGGATTTATTTCCTTGATGAAACTGGACGTAGTTATGCCTTACCAATAAGTAGCTTGCCATCAGCAAGAGGCTTGGGCGAGCCATTAAGCTCAAAATTGGCACCTGCAAGTGGTGTGTCATTTATTCAGGTTTATCTAGAAGATGAAGAAGCTGAACTTATTGCGGCCAGTTCATCAGGTTATGGTTTTAAAACTCAAACCAAACAATTAGATACTAATGCCAAAGCGGGTAAAACCTTTTTATCAGTACCTGAGAAATCAAAAGCTTTACCATTAATTCCTACCCAAAACATGTCACATTTAGCCGTGCTCAGCTCAGCAGGACGCCTGTTAATTATTGATTTAGCAGAACTGCCGAACTTAAATAAGGGTAAAGGTAATAAGTTGATACAACTTGAAGCGAAAGAGCAAATTTTATCCATGACAACCCTGAACTTAGATGAAATAATTCAGGTGGTTGCAGGTCAACAACATTTAAAATTAAAAGGTGATGATCTACAAAAATACATGGGTAAACGTGCATCAAAAGGTCAGCTCTTACCACGTGGATATCAAAAAGCAAATAAACTGTTGATTCAGAGATAA